In a single window of the Anaerotruncus rubiinfantis genome:
- a CDS encoding LacI family DNA-binding transcriptional regulator: MTIYDIARQVGVSPSSVSRVINNKPGVNPETRQKILRLVEENNYSPNAIARGLVNQSSKTIGILVADIRNIHHTDGAYYIERELVGRGYCCIILNTGHEDSEKVNAIDILKRRRVEGVVMMGSIFQCSAVKDAITQCLSDIPVAIINGWIDLPNVYGILSDELGGLQSCVQLLIEKGRRRIAFICDKPYNPSNRLKEKGYLMGAESLDINAAEWSYRTENALEGGYEATLQVLREHPDVDGIVYGIDLLAAGGLQALHDKQIDVPEQIAIVGVNNSMYAEICTPPLTSLDNKRLEASIMAARIIIDTLSGQKPSRRMVLLPELVERKST; encoded by the coding sequence ATGACGATTTACGATATCGCCAGGCAGGTGGGCGTCTCACCAAGCTCGGTATCGCGCGTGATCAACAACAAGCCCGGCGTGAATCCCGAAACGCGTCAGAAAATCCTGCGTCTGGTGGAGGAAAATAACTACTCGCCCAACGCAATCGCCCGCGGGCTGGTGAACCAGTCCTCAAAGACCATCGGCATCCTCGTTGCCGATATCCGCAATATCCACCACACCGACGGCGCTTACTACATCGAGCGGGAGCTGGTCGGGCGCGGCTACTGCTGCATCATCCTCAACACCGGGCACGAGGACAGCGAAAAGGTCAATGCGATCGACATCCTCAAACGCCGCCGGGTCGAAGGCGTCGTGATGATGGGTTCGATTTTCCAGTGCAGCGCGGTGAAAGATGCAATCACGCAGTGCCTAAGCGACATCCCGGTCGCAATCATCAACGGCTGGATCGATCTGCCGAACGTCTATGGGATCCTTTCGGATGAGTTGGGCGGGCTGCAGTCCTGCGTCCAGCTGCTGATCGAAAAAGGGCGGCGCAGGATCGCGTTCATCTGCGACAAGCCCTATAACCCCAGCAACCGTTTGAAGGAAAAAGGCTATCTCATGGGGGCGGAATCGCTCGACATCAACGCCGCCGAATGGAGTTACCGAACCGAAAACGCCTTGGAAGGCGGATACGAAGCGACCCTCCAGGTTCTGCGGGAACATCCCGATGTGGACGGGATTGTCTACGGAATCGATCTGCTCGCGGCGGGCGGCCTGCAGGCGCTGCACGACAAGCAGATTGATGTCCCCGAACAGATCGCGATCGTTGGGGTAAACAATTCGATGTATGCGGAAATCTGCACCCCGCCGCTCACCTCTCTGGACAATAAGCGCCTCGAAGCGAGCATCATGGCCGCGCGGATCATCATCGACACCCTGTCCGGCCAGAAGCCTTCCCGCAGAATGGTCCTGCTGCCCGAACTGGTCGAGCGCAAAAGCACCTGA
- a CDS encoding cyclase family protein produces the protein MNGYSLGDGLRVIDLTKTLDPKTETRRCGLTRFNTGGPIPDFHTIMDLTSHLGTHVECPYHHNDNWTDVQALPLTTFMGRAIYVNIEHLAPNSHIMPADMEKACGDFLKEGDIVILDSPYRIPPFTELTNTPDDKRLFICRETAEWFRDKKVKCVGFGDGVSIENNYEDVCAFHDILMEKDIVFLEVLKNLDQLSSRVFFMSYSPLPIKGLDSCPVRAYAIEGLKEFSE, from the coding sequence ATGAATGGATATTCACTTGGCGATGGGCTCCGGGTCATCGACCTGACCAAAACTCTGGATCCCAAAACCGAAACCCGTCGCTGCGGGCTGACCCGTTTCAACACGGGCGGTCCGATCCCCGATTTCCACACCATTATGGATCTGACCAGCCATCTGGGGACCCACGTGGAATGCCCGTACCACCATAACGACAACTGGACCGATGTGCAGGCGCTGCCGCTCACAACCTTCATGGGACGGGCGATCTACGTCAACATCGAACATCTCGCGCCGAACAGCCACATCATGCCGGCGGACATGGAAAAAGCCTGCGGCGACTTTCTAAAGGAGGGCGACATCGTCATCCTGGACAGCCCCTATCGCATCCCGCCGTTCACCGAGTTGACCAACACCCCGGACGACAAACGCCTGTTCATCTGCCGTGAAACCGCCGAGTGGTTCCGCGACAAAAAGGTGAAATGCGTCGGGTTTGGCGACGGCGTTTCGATCGAGAACAACTACGAGGACGTCTGCGCCTTCCACGACATCCTGATGGAAAAGGATATCGTGTTCCTGGAGGTTCTCAAGAACCTTGACCAGCTTTCCTCCCGGGTATTCTTCATGTCCTATTCCCCGCTGCCTATCAAAGGGCTGGATTCCTGCCCCGTGCGCGCCTACGCAATCGAGGGCCTCAAGGAATTCAGTGAATAA
- a CDS encoding TRAP transporter small permease: MLKKLENTLLKIEKTLFVTILAVMVVILSCHVVMRYLFNKPLIWTDEVVTMMQGVIAFLGIGYCFHRGKHIELTLVYDRVPTVVKWLFDILSNSVMLVCTIFMVKVSYEYVIFKHIPLGTIPWLKQSYFYAGILVGFIVAAGYILVRLIKTFSNIIETCKARGAGKE, from the coding sequence ATGTTAAAGAAATTAGAAAACACTCTTTTAAAGATTGAAAAAACGCTCTTTGTCACAATTCTGGCGGTGATGGTGGTGATCCTCTCCTGCCATGTCGTTATGCGTTATCTTTTCAACAAGCCGCTGATCTGGACAGATGAAGTGGTCACCATGATGCAGGGCGTGATCGCCTTTCTGGGTATCGGGTACTGCTTCCACCGCGGCAAACATATCGAACTCACTCTGGTTTATGACCGGGTGCCGACCGTTGTAAAATGGCTGTTCGACATCCTTTCCAATTCCGTAATGCTGGTCTGCACCATTTTTATGGTCAAGGTGAGCTACGAATATGTCATCTTCAAACATATCCCGCTCGGTACAATCCCCTGGCTCAAGCAGAGCTATTTCTATGCGGGAATCCTGGTCGGTTTTATCGTCGCGGCCGGTTATATCCTGGTGCGCCTGATCAAGACCTTCTCCAACATTATTGAGACATGCAAAGCGCGCGGCGCTGGAAAGGAGTGA
- a CDS encoding ketopantoate reductase family protein: protein MRIAILGAGAMGMLFGGHLSRKNEVTLIDIDQQKVDAVNQNGITICNPDGTRTNEHPHATTDSSGMPPADLIIVFVKAMFSRSALQANKALIGPATYVMTLQNGSGHEEVLREFAPPERIIIGTTQHNSSISDRSTINHGGGGKTVIGRLEGELEALRPISESFTACGIDTELSDQIRKMIWNKMFLNVSASVLTGVLQTKLGFLTDNEYAWSLTEQLLREAVRVANGDQLGFDEEEVVDRVKNQIIAAHDGYTSIYADLRDGRKTEVDTINGSVVRASRRNGVPAPCHEFIVALVHTKEALNAAAAEKSAGAQ, encoded by the coding sequence ATGAGGATTGCAATTCTTGGCGCAGGTGCAATGGGAATGCTCTTTGGCGGGCACCTGTCCCGGAAAAATGAGGTGACGCTGATTGACATCGACCAGCAGAAGGTCGATGCGGTAAACCAAAACGGAATCACAATCTGCAACCCGGACGGGACGCGGACAAACGAACATCCGCACGCGACCACCGACAGTTCCGGCATGCCGCCGGCCGACCTGATTATCGTTTTTGTCAAGGCAATGTTTTCCCGCAGCGCTCTGCAGGCAAATAAAGCCCTGATCGGCCCCGCCACCTACGTGATGACCCTCCAGAACGGCTCCGGGCACGAGGAAGTCCTCCGGGAATTCGCTCCGCCTGAACGGATCATCATCGGCACCACCCAGCACAACAGCTCGATCTCGGACCGCTCCACCATCAACCACGGCGGCGGCGGAAAAACTGTGATCGGACGCCTGGAAGGCGAACTCGAAGCGCTCCGGCCGATTTCGGAAAGCTTTACCGCATGCGGCATTGATACGGAACTTTCCGACCAGATCCGCAAGATGATCTGGAACAAGATGTTTTTGAATGTTTCGGCAAGCGTACTGACCGGCGTTCTGCAGACAAAGCTCGGCTTCCTGACCGACAACGAATATGCCTGGTCGCTCACCGAACAGCTCCTGCGGGAAGCTGTCCGGGTTGCAAACGGCGACCAGCTCGGCTTTGACGAGGAGGAGGTGGTGGACCGCGTCAAAAACCAGATCATAGCGGCGCACGACGGCTACACCTCGATCTACGCCGACCTGCGGGACGGCCGCAAAACCGAAGTGGACACGATCAACGGCAGCGTCGTGCGGGCAAGCCGCCGCAATGGAGTCCCCGCTCCCTGCCACGAGTTTATTGTCGCGCTTGTCCACACCAAAGAAGCGCTCAACGCGGCCGCGGCTGAAAAATCCGCAGGCGCACAATAA
- a CDS encoding sialic acid TRAP transporter substrate-binding protein SiaP yields MKKNSKRILSLLLATAMVSAFGGCSSSNSASSSAPAASTPAASTPAASSEASAETITLRLGHTQSTEHLVNTTAENFAAMVNEKTGGAVKIDVYPSETLGTNTELAEACSKGDVDFYISATGQYTQRYTPFTIVEAFYMFRDRDHLFKFYESEPYQELVDGLAETCSVHVLAPLYYGARQMTTSKKPLNTAADIAGLKMRAANEPLPIAAFTTLGATPTPIAYNETYLALQQGTVDGQENPPASISTMKFYEVQDYLNLTYHQFQMLSIFMSDAAKQKLTEEQVQIIYDCAKAASDEHNTKAVEEEQTYIDQIGESCEIIESDIASFREKIAPMYDQFKDQWIEGMYEEIQAM; encoded by the coding sequence ATGAAAAAGAATTCAAAACGTATTCTGAGTCTCCTGCTCGCAACTGCAATGGTTTCCGCATTTGGCGGCTGCTCCAGCTCCAACAGCGCATCCTCCTCCGCGCCGGCGGCTTCCACTCCGGCTGCATCCACCCCCGCGGCTTCCTCCGAAGCGTCCGCTGAAACCATCACCCTGCGTCTGGGCCACACCCAGTCCACCGAACACCTCGTGAATACCACCGCTGAGAATTTTGCCGCGATGGTCAACGAAAAAACCGGCGGCGCCGTCAAGATTGACGTCTATCCGTCCGAAACCCTCGGCACCAACACCGAGCTCGCGGAAGCCTGCTCGAAGGGCGACGTGGACTTCTATATCTCCGCGACCGGCCAGTATACCCAGCGTTACACTCCGTTCACCATCGTGGAAGCGTTCTATATGTTCCGTGACCGCGATCATCTGTTCAAATTCTATGAGAGCGAGCCCTATCAGGAGCTGGTCGACGGCCTTGCCGAAACCTGCAGCGTCCATGTCCTGGCCCCGCTTTACTACGGCGCCCGCCAGATGACCACCTCCAAAAAGCCGCTGAACACCGCCGCCGACATCGCTGGCCTGAAGATGCGCGCCGCCAACGAGCCGCTTCCGATCGCTGCGTTCACCACCCTCGGCGCAACCCCGACTCCGATCGCCTATAACGAAACCTACCTGGCGCTCCAGCAGGGCACTGTCGATGGACAGGAGAACCCGCCCGCTTCCATCAGCACCATGAAGTTCTATGAAGTCCAGGATTATCTCAACCTGACCTATCATCAGTTCCAGATGCTCAGCATCTTCATGAGCGACGCCGCCAAGCAGAAGCTCACCGAGGAGCAGGTTCAGATCATCTATGACTGCGCCAAAGCTGCTTCCGACGAGCACAACACCAAGGCTGTTGAAGAAGAGCAGACCTACATCGACCAGATCGGTGAAAGCTGCGAAATCATCGAGTCCGATATCGCTTCCTTCCGCGAAAAAATCGCCCCGATGTACGACCAGTTCAAGGATCAGTGGATCGAAGGCATGTACGAAGAAATCCAGGCAATGTAA